The sequence TGTCCAATCAGGTGAACAACATGCCTTTTAGACATTTAATGTGTAGTGAAAAACGATACCATCGTTTGATACTCACTAatattgtttgacattttaaagaaaaataaatacattatctTGTTCCTAACATCTTGGCTTTATTCTTTCCTCATTCAGCTCCTGGTTTAATCGTCAGACCATCCACCACCCTCCCTTATTAAACCAAGCAAACATTTCTacccaaacaacaaaaatatggcCTATGACActgaacaaaaaggaaaagagtcAATGAAATTAATTACGACAGAAATCTTACAGTGCAAACAAGGAACACAGGCACAAGACATCCTCACAGTGACAAGATAATTTTATCTgccattttacttttgtttggcGTTCAAAACAAAAACGGCAAATCCTGGCAAAGCTCCTTTAGCATCCTTAGCATCACCATCACAGGTAGTGAATCCCAATCTGTCATTTTCCAactgtatttaatttttgttgcacTTATCAACAGCCTCACTATTTTCATTACTCTTTATATCAAGTTTGTATAATAAGAATATATTCTGTTAAACTCTGTTGTagttttgtaacatttattcCTGTTGAGGTATTTAATCACAGTATAAAAGACAGCCAGTGACACGTGATGTTCGCCTAACTGGAAAGTTTATTCGTGGCAGTCTCCCACacaattaattagttttatttgtaagtaGTTGTTTTGCCAGTCCTGTGCTGCACAGGACTGGCAAAATGTTCCTGAGTGTTCAACAATTCTGAGCGGCTGCCAGGTATGCAGGTTTTAGGGAACGTCTGTATGATTTTATACAAGTTGCCCAGCAGGTGGCGGTGTAGGGACTGTCAAACGGGTAACTTAAAAGTATGACATCAGCACCCAGACTCATAGAAGAGAGCAGCTGTTGAGTGGCTGCCCACTGTGGAGACCACTAAAAGGTCTGAATGTTATACACCAATGATTCCTCTTACTGTTGAGATACAGTGGAATTGAGGAAAAACACTGTAAGCAATGTAAATTAGCTTTTACCAAGCTTTCATTGTAGCATATAGAAATAATCTATATGGTTATCTTTTTCCATTCCATGATTTTAAAAACCCTTTTCAATAAATCTGTAGGCCTAAACATAATGTCTTTTTGACTAACTTTGATGGATACAAAAACAAAGCCCACCTCTCTGCCTTTCTCACACCAAACTCTGATGAGCCCGGACCTGATGAGGAATAACTTCCTCCGTCACAAAGGCTTCCACAGTCCAGGATTTCCTCCAGTTGACGGGTTGGTTTCGCCTGCAGCATCAGGCTTTAAAGCAGGCGCCGAGGGACTTTGTTAAAGGTTCAGAAAAGAGCTACAACCCAATAGTTGATTTATATCTACTGTTAAAGCCGTCGTTAGAGACTCATCTCAAATTAGAATAACATCAAAGTTAGTTTAAGTAAATCAGTCTAATGAGAAAGTCAACTATTCCTTTACACGATACTGtatgtcaaatatttatttcagttagtTTTGACACAGATAATAAGCAACcccaaattcagtttctcagaaactTAGAATTTTCACATAAGACTaatggtcatttaaaaaaaaaaagaagatctaAAATAGAAAAGTGTGGTCCTACTTGTGAATATGTTCTGCATGAAGTTTTTCATGGCTCCATGGATGAGATCAGCCTCTGGATCTGCTGAGGTGTTCAGGAAGCCCAGGTTGTTTTATCTCAGCCTTCAGTTcgtctgattggttggttttggtGTCTCTTAGCTTCCTCTTGACAACACAGGTGAGTTTGCTGGTCAGTCCATCACAGTAACACCACAGTCATCAAAGCAgatgttgaaacatttttgctttgatgacaataaaaagaaactatgCACCTCTACAATGCTTGAGAGGAGAAGGAAACATTAAGAGGTTTGAAATCCTGGTAGATAACTGCGCTGACtttggaattaaaaaaacaacaacaaaaacaaaacacagaggaCCAACACCAGAGAACGTCAAGGCTCTTCAAATCACTGGAAAGTGGAAACTTGCTTAAATCTTTGCCTCCTCACTCTTTCTACAGATTCTGGGACCTTGATTTtccaataaatataaaatgtcctTTCATCTGGAAGAAAAGAACGTTTTCAGAATTGACTTTTCATGTCGTCTCGGGTTCAGTAGAGGCTTAACAAGGAATGTACTAGTTGTAGCCCATGTCTCTGTGTGTTGGCTCCTAAGGCAATGACTCCAACTGCAGCACACACACcctttttattaaaccttttccttccactcaactttccattaatatacTTGAGCAAGAGCTGCAAAATGTATCCCATTGACATCATTGCTGCTTGGGTACAATTTTCAATAGAACATTATTTAtcaatttaatctcagtaaaatatgattatttaaatGGACACCAACTAAAGCCTTCTCTGGATGACTGGTTAATAGCTGAAGCTCACAGAAAGCAGTGAAACATTGTAGAATTGTTAAGAAAATGTGGGTTTATCATAATCAAGATTGTAACTTTTAGCAATGGTATATCATCCTGATATCATGCAGTGCCATCTTGGATACAGCCCAGTCAACACCTCCAGTTCAGGACAACCATCTAGTCACCACCATGTTAAAATTATGTATCAATATTCATGTTATAGATCAGTCAAATTTCCAGAGAAActgcattttgggttttttgctagtttcaaaaccataaaaatcagTAGAAATGAACATTTGATATGTTCTACACTTGTAGCTTTATATAGTTTTGAATTTATATCAGTATCACCCTTTGAAATGAATCACAGAAACAAATTACGTTTACGATGGTTTCCCAATGGTCTTAAGATGCACCTCCATATGTCTGCAGCACATGATCTACATTCATCCCAAATAAAAACTCACACAGTGAAATAAGttattgtaaaattatattaacaAGCAATCTTTCctcaatttgaaataaaaaaatatcagcaaatAAAGGCAACGTAGGACAGATGTGAATAATGTGTAATGttcacagggaaaaaaaaaaaaagaactaaaaaataaaacaaaaacttcttaTCACATTTACAAGACTGATGCTAACTTTATAATGACCCCTACTAGAATCAGTTGAGAAAGCTTTGACTAACTGAATAACTGAGGCAATATACGTAGTCAAAGTggggctttttaaaaaaaaaatcaaaatataaaaaaaaaaaagttgatggGCTAAAAGGGGGAGGGGCAATGGGGACGACCAGTGATATAAACAAATGGGCCATTTTATagtaacaaaaccaaaaacagacaaaaaaaaaacaaaacaaaaaaaaaaaacacggaaGGCTACGACGATGAGGAGCACAGAGTGTTAAGCACAGGCAGGTAAGGAGATACACACCACATCTTAAAGCAGGTGTCCACATAGAGAAGAGCAGCACTAGGTAGTATGTTGTACACAAACCCTCAGCACTCATGCAGTCACTTCCTATGCCAAAGTCTGGCTTCCCCTGACAGCAAACAGCAGCCGCAGCAGTCCAGCTGTTTGAATGAAGCAGCTCAGAGAGTGGAGCCGTTTAGCTGTCAACAATAGGCCGGAAAAAGGATCAAACTGGATCAATAGgatgtgagaaaaagaaaaagccacatTTCTCTCACACATTTTACCcttaaaatctctttaaatagAAGAATTGGTTCAGAAGGGAATagtacattattattattaaaggtGGCCGCTGGGGGACATGGGGGGGGAAGGCAAATTCAGAATCCTATGTCACCCAACATAGTGAGACGGTATGCAtggcaaaatatatatatataataaaaaaacataagaaaataaaaaggacaagACAAAGACGTTCCAAGCTCACAATGCATATGCACACTCTCCAGTGTTTAAATGACAAAAGCGGATATTTTCCTGCACATTTTTGCACCACGAAGCGATCATTGAAATGTACAAGAGGTAAACGtcaaccttttttctttttttcctgttcactGAGGAAGGTTGATGGGACTTGGTGGCATGGAAGGGGAGCTTCTGCAAAAAGGAACATAAAACGTGTCATGTTTGCATTTCAGTAGCTGGTTTCTGTCACATGTGGCTGTAATAGGTGGAGAAAATCGTCCTTCATTTTGAGTAAGGAGCAGTGGTCGCTTGCATTCTGGCATTAGTGTGGAACCAAAATGGCGCCTGTCCCTGATTTTGGCGTTGATGTGTTTTGGCCATGTTTCGGTTGCGAGTTCAGATCCTTGGAATGATGGCAAATAATGCTGggtggggggttgggggggcGATGGGATGGAGGTGGAAGGAGAGGGGGTCACACACTCATCGTCATGGTGGGAGAGTACTGTGGaagaaacaaagcagagcaTAAGGACGAATAACGACGCGGGTTTTCGGGCCAACGGGTTCCCTGAAGCTTTACTGCTACGGTCATTGGTGAGGaggctaaaaaagaaaagccactCACGTTCTCACTCTGGAAGGAGTGGAGGAAGTTTCCACTCAGCTCTCCGTCATCCCGCGGGGTCCCTGGAGGATTGCTAATGCCACTTAAATTGTTTGGGGAATTCTGGAAGCAAGAAGATCAcagtctgcttttctttcttcttaaaaTGTACAGGACAGCATTCcactttaaaagagataaaggtctaaaatgaaaacaaaaaaaacaaacagaagagtaTGGCCACACAATTCACCTTGTTCATTCCATCCATGTCTCCAGAGCCTGCACAAGAAAGCAAGCGTGATAAGAAAAGAGAAACGTGGAGTTTTGATATTTAAGGACGTCAAAGCATTAAAACGTGTGTGTGTTGATCTTTAATAGCTTGTAGTGATACCTAGTGATCCATTCATGTGGTGTGGTTCCATCCCAGCCATGGCTCCCAGGGGCCCATCAGAGCCCGGGCCCATAGGGAACTGAGGGGGTAAAAAAGTGACAATGATTCACTTACACCAGCACCACAGCACAGGCAATTAATGCAACTATATTAATGCAACTCAACTACAAGCTCCAAAGCCAAGTACAATTATTGTAAAGTTAAACATTAGGTGAGCAGCAGGAAAGTTAAATGCTGTAAAGCAGTGACGACGCAAATGCCCagcacaagaagaagaaagagctCCAAACCAGAGCAGCTCAAAAACAGAACTAGagagttccttttttttcccttcttggTGCTACTGAAGGAAAGTTaagtggagggaaaaagtgTAATAGAAAAACTTGAACAGAAGGCCAGCTACCAGTCCAAGTCCTAATAAAACTCCTGagttgggttttgttttcaacaagtctgatttaaaagaaagccactacaacttaaaattaaaactgattcaGAAGGGAAATGGAATCAGTGTTTCAcagttataatttaaaatatttcaaaatctgTTAAAACACTGACAATATCTCAGTGTTTCTACATATTTCaatctatttaatttaatttgcccAGTCACTTTCTAGCATAATTCTGCTTTTTATCTGACTGGGCAGCTTTCAGCAATTGCAATACCACTTTCAAAAGTTATATCTACATTTCTTGGCATGCAGTTAATTCAGGCTTGTTATAGGTTGACCTTCATCACAACAGTGAGTTTTAGTAAACTACTTATTCAGAATGCATTTTGCTGcatggtaaataatgacatttaatAGAATAAAACATACAGTTAGGAAAAAGTGTATTCTGTGAAAGGCTTGCAGAAAAAGCTGAACATAACTTTGTCATAACCTTGCAGAAACACTATTTTAGTatcttgtttaaataaattatccaTGTGTGATTCCTGCAGGCCATTGCATATCAGGCATCAGCTGATCTGAACCGCTTTTAATTATTGTCTGACACAATAATTAAAAGTAGTCGGTTCACATTAAAACGTCTATTAGCAGAGACAGTGAGGTAAATAATGTGATATGTGAAGACAAATGTATTGCAATCTATCTCAGAGAAGAGAGTCAATGACATGTCCCTTCAGGACTGGTTCTAGAACTGGAACTAGGGAGTTTTATTCAAACACTTGAACCCTGAAAACACAAGAAAGCATAAATCCTTCTTATaggaaactttttttcctgcatgGTCCCCATTTCATTCACAAGTCTGGCTTTTTAAATGGTTATCTGTAAAAAGGTGTATATTATAAAAGCCACCACATTAACTAGATGAAATGAAGAGGGATATTCTTACATTATTTCGGTTGCCTGGTCCAGTGTTGATCATAGTATACAAGTTGTCACCAGAGTTGTTTGAGTCTAAGGGGATAAAACGACATCACCCGTGAAAATGTGTGGCAGGAGAACATGTCTGAAAGCTGGCATTTCATATGAGAAGCACCAACCTGCAGGGCTGGGCATGATGGGAGTTCCAGGAGGACCTCCACCGCCAGATGCCCcctttggaaaaacaaatgcagacaCATTACAGGTATTTattcaagaaataaaaccatttctGGTAAATGTGCCAGACTGAAGCGTCCATCCTCACCCCGTATGCGCCAGGAGAGGGTGATGAGTAAGGCATCTGAAAccaaagacagaaacatttcagactgagagagagagaaagagagagagcaaacCCTTTCTACACCTCAAGCTGTCATCTTTTATCATCCCATCATCCTAATGCCATTACAGCTGGCTGTCCAACCGTCTGTGGAAACTATGACACATAATACCACAATTACATCCCAGACCAGaagagaggaggggaaaaaacaaaacaaaacaatccaaaacatAATTTCTCTGACCGTATGCATGCGTTTTGTGGTGCAGTCATACTCACAGTGTTGGCATTGTTAGGATTGGGCCATGGTCGACCTGTCCCTTGGCCCCTAAAAGGTAAAAATCtgggttgtttattttaacttatgcagaaagttgtgcaaaaatctttcaaaagaCCAAAGTTCTCACATGTTCACTCCTGGCATACCAGGACCCATGGCGTTGTGTGGAGGCCTCATCCCACCGCCGAAGTTCTGCAGAGACATCCAAACTCTTAACAATAAATCTCATTTCAAACAGCATTAGATGCAATTTGGTTGCTGTGGTAACAGAGCTGGCCACTAATGTCAACAAAATGAATTCGCTTATGGCTTGGCGTCTGcacagaaactgacaaaaaaggACGTCGTGATCATGAAGAAAGGAGCAATGTATTCTGCACAAAGTGAGAGCCTACCTGAGGGCCGGGCCCTATGGGCCCCATGCCACGAGGGCCACTCATTCTCTGCATTGGCCCCAAATTAGGATGGCCTGGAGGAATAAAGGGGACTTTTAGTAAACCAGACAGAAATATGAATAGTAGATGTGGTGCAAATCTGTACCTTGTGGTCGTGTAGGATCCATGTTGGGCAACATGGGATGAGGACCAGGTCCTCCGCCAGGGGTCTgggagaaataaaacacaaatatggtGTAACTGGggttttaagttaaaatatgttaagcaacaaaaaaccctgtttttttttttctagctacTTCTAGGATTCCCATTTGTCATGTCAAAATCtttgacatttcaaacttttcacaaTGAATCTGTCTTTTCTCGTCTATTCGCTAGAGGATTAAGACAAAAACTACATTATGAATTTATAGCAAAATGTGTACAGTGGTCAGTTTAAATATGGGATATGCAAAACATGAATGCAGAAATGAATGAGGAAGGATGCGTTCACACCAACCCTgattagtctgctttaatcaaactcttgTTCGTTTGCCTTGAAAGTTCGGTTCGTTTGGGGATATGTGAATACGTAATCAAACTAATGTGGACCAAAATAGCAAAATCTATACTGCTTTGTTCAAAAAACCTTTGTCTCGGTTTGATTTAAGCAAACTCCACCGCAGTTTGAATGTATATGTGGATGCATgcagaccactccaaaagctcCAAAAAGCTTTTAGAGTGcactatagcgcagggcattctgggttaattcaaccaaaacaaatgcaagagtCCAGCGTTCATAGTCTTTTACCAAAGGCAAATACAACCACTAAAATTTGACGCTACTcagtttttatgtatattttgtgaaaaaggagGTTatgctcatgtcttcttcagatgttttcaagtaatttccttcagtagttcttggtgtagcgccaccacaggcaaccAAACCCTTCGGTCTGGTTGGTTTggcacagtgcagtgtgaaccCTAACTGCAtcaggtgaaaatgtaacaaatattgaaattttGGTCCCCAGGCGAACCGAGTCTATCAACCAACcagatgtgaaaacacccttagaTCAGAGATCCACACTGCTGTGAAAGAGGTGTGTGCGCTACCTGGTTGGGCATCCTCATGGGGGGACCTCTCGGGCCTCCAGCGAAACGAGGCGACATGAAGGActacaacacaaacacaaggtTTCTTTATTCCAAACATGAAATTCAGGTAACATTGCTCTAATTTCCTTTGATGAACTGTGAACTGTAAAAGCTGCTAACGCATCGGAAACTTGCGCAAACGCTGGTGCATGAAGCATCACCTTCGAGAATCTGTGTTCTCACATCATTGCAGACAGAATAACAAGAGAGAAGGAAGAACAGAGAGAAatgaagaaggaaagaaagataGCATTACCTGACTGTGTGGTCCCATCATACTGTTAGGGGGAGGAGGCTGAGGGTGAGGAGAGCCCTGGGGACCAGGTGGACCCTGCAGCATCACGCAGAATGATGAGGCAGGGAGGGGGGAGACAGAAAAGAGACAGGGGAAGAAGGGGGTGagtcaaaaaagcaaaaaggagaATCCAAGAAGGAGCATCGAGAGAAGCAAGGTTACAACAGGGCAAGGGAACAGCTGAAATGCCAGAACCAAAGCGTGGTGCCAGAAAGTACAAAGACATGGTGCTCATTTTCATGTACAAAGCAGAGGAGAACAAGCAAATGATAGCCCGGAACGAGAGAAAAGAGACAGTGATGGAGAGGATGTGGGCTCTTTCACCTGTCACTCAAGGCATTAAGAAGCCTGCTGCAT comes from Gambusia affinis linkage group LG10, SWU_Gaff_1.0, whole genome shotgun sequence and encodes:
- the ssbp3b gene encoding single-stranded DNA-binding protein 3b isoform X1, whose protein sequence is MFPKGKGTPVPSDSQAREKLALYVYEYLLHIGAQKSAQTFLSEIRWEKNITLGEPPGFLHSWWCVFWDLYCAAPERRETCDHSSEAKAFHDYSAAAAPSPVMGGMPPGEGMPGGPMPPGFFQGPPGPQGSPHPQPPPPNSMMGPHSQSFMSPRFAGGPRGPPMRMPNQTPGGGPGPHPMLPNMDPTRPQGHPNLGPMQRMSGPRGMGPIGPGPQNFGGGMRPPHNAMGPGMPGVNMGQGTGRPWPNPNNANTMPYSSPSPGAYGGASGGGGPPGTPIMPSPADSNNSGDNLYTMINTGPGNRNNFPMGPGSDGPLGAMAGMEPHHMNGSLGSGDMDGMNKNSPNNLSGISNPPGTPRDDGELSGNFLHSFQSENYSPTMTMSV
- the ssbp3b gene encoding single-stranded DNA-binding protein 3b isoform X2 translates to MFPKGKGTPVPSDSQAREKLALYVYEYLLHIGAQKSAQTFLSEIRWEKNITLGEPPGFLHSWWCVFWDLYCAAPERRETCDHSSEAKAFHDYSAAAAPSPVMGGMPPGEGMPGGPMPPGFFQSFMSPRFAGGPRGPPMRMPNQTPGGGPGPHPMLPNMDPTRPQGHPNLGPMQRMSGPRGMGPIGPGPQNFGGGMRPPHNAMGPGMPGVNMGQGTGRPWPNPNNANTMPYSSPSPGAYGGASGGGGPPGTPIMPSPADSNNSGDNLYTMINTGPGNRNNFPMGPGSDGPLGAMAGMEPHHMNGSLGSGDMDGMNKNSPNNLSGISNPPGTPRDDGELSGNFLHSFQSENYSPTMTMSV